The nucleotide sequence TGGTCAATCCGTTTGTAGTAACCGAAACTTACACTAAAAAAGGTAGCAAATGGCAGTTGCTTTCTCTCTCTTACACTAAAATTATTTACTAATTTATGAAAAAGACAATAACCCTTTTAACTCTTACTACTATTATGAACCTATCCGCACAACAAATGCAACCCGTGTAATACACCCGTAATGATGGTATTGGCATTGCCGCTAATGTCTATACACCTGCGGGTCACGACAAAAGCAAAAACACACGCTACTATAAAAAAATGGTTTGCTCATTTGGCTATAATGGATGTGCAAAAAGCTAAAACCGAATGGAAAGAACCTGTAAGTGAAAAAGAATATATTCAATTAATAAAATAAGAATTACAAATGAAAAACATTGAGTTAAACAACGGGGTACAAATGCCCCTATTGGGTTATGGTGTATACCAAGTAAACCCCGAAGAATGTGAGCGTTGCGTAAGCGATGCTATTGCGGTAGGCTACCGAATGATTGACACTGCCCAAATCTACAAAAATGAAGAGGGGGTAGGCAATGCCATTAAGAAAAGTGGTATCGACCGCAAAGAGTTCTTTATCGTTACCAAAGTGTGGATAAGCAATGCAGGCTATGAAAAGGCAAAAGCCTCTATCGAAACCTCTTTGCGCAAACTCCAAACTGATTATATCGATTTGCTACTCATTCACCAACCTTTTGGCGACTATTATGGCTCTTATCGCGCTATGGAAGAAGCCTACAAAGAGGGTAAAGTGCGCGCTATTGGGGTCAGCAACTTCTATGCCGATAGATACCTCGATTTGGCATACCACTGCGAGATAAAACCTGCTGTAAACCAAATGGAAACACACGTATTCTACCAACAGCAAGACCTCCAAGAGCTAATGAAGAAGTACGACACCAAACTAATGTCGTGGGGACCTTTTGCCGAAGGTAAAAACGATTTCTTTGCCAATCCTATTCTCAATGCTATTGGTGAAAAGTATCACAAAAGTGCTGCCCAAGTAGCCTTGCGCTACCTATTACAACGCGATATTATCTGTATTCCTAAGTCGGTGCGCAAAGAGCGTATGGAACAAAACCTTAATGTTTTTGACTTCCAACTCTCAGCAGAGGATATGGCAAAAATTCAAGCTCTTGATACCAAGCAACCGCTCTTCTCTTCTCGCCGAGATCCTGCTTTTGTAGAGATGATACTACAATATGGTAATTAGGTCGTAGCACGAATCGTAGCACGATAAGCAATAAAAAACTCCCCGTGTGAAGAATACCCCTAAGTGAGGAATAGCTCGAAACACTTAGGACATTAGTAAACAAATTATTAATCATAAATAAAAAAAGACAGATGACAGCAATGTACACAGCAGTGGCCACCGCAACAGGTGGTCGCAACAGAAAAGTAACTTCTGACAATGGCGTATTAAGCCTAGAAATACGTTCTCCTAAAGCCTTAGGCGGAGCTAACGACGATTATACCAATCCTGAGCAGATTTTTGCCGCTGGCTATGCTGCTTGTTTCGACAGCGCACTGAATTTGGTTATTAGACAAACTAAAATAACCACTGGTGAGACCGCTGTAACAGCACACGTATCTATTGGAAAGCTGAACAACGGCGGTTTTATTTTCGGCGTAACCTTACAAGTGAATATACCTAATGTGTCGCTTGAACAAGCTAAGGAACTTGTAGCAAAAGCCGACCAAGTTTGTCCGTATTCTAACTCTACTCGTGGGAATATAGAAGTAACCTTTGAAGTAAGTAATAATTAGGTCGTAGCACGACAAGCAATAAATAAAAATCCTTGTGTGGTATATACCATACAAGGATTTTTTAATAAAACATCTAACTTGCATCTATTTGCTAAATTCTACTTCAGCATTTAGTTTAGTTATCTTTTCTTGCAATTTAGTGATGTCTTTTTGCAATTTCTCAATACGGCGATTACTTTTGGCTAAATTCCTGTTAGCCCTACTAGCTTTGCGCAATGCCTTTTGAGCTTTGTTCGCTTTTTTAGCACTTGCCGAAGCCGAGTTGGCATCACTAAAAGCATCCGTACGATTGGTAGCTTCTTCATTAGCTTGTGTAGCCTCAGTTTGCAACGACTGATTATTGGTTTGCTCTTGAGTGAGTCTCATTTGCAATTCGTTGAGCTCGGTATTGAGTTTCAAGGCTTGTTGTTGTTTTTCCAAGCGTTTCATCTCTGGTGATTTAGCTGTACCACAGCTCACTAGCATAAAGGAAGCTAACACTCCCATTAAAAGTACTTTTTTCATCTTTTTTATATTTAAATTAATTCCGCAAAAGTAATACTTAATCGGCAAACATGCAAATCAAAAAATCATTTACACCTAATAAAACGCCTCTTTTTCAGCTGAAAAAGAGGCGTTTTGTTAATTCACTAATTGCCTAATCTACAAATTAGCTAATTTTCTTAATTTCCGCTACTAAGCGAGCAGCGTGTTCTTTC is from Capnocytophaga ochracea DSM 7271 and encodes:
- a CDS encoding aldo/keto reductase, whose translation is MKNIELNNGVQMPLLGYGVYQVNPEECERCVSDAIAVGYRMIDTAQIYKNEEGVGNAIKKSGIDRKEFFIVTKVWISNAGYEKAKASIETSLRKLQTDYIDLLLIHQPFGDYYGSYRAMEEAYKEGKVRAIGVSNFYADRYLDLAYHCEIKPAVNQMETHVFYQQQDLQELMKKYDTKLMSWGPFAEGKNDFFANPILNAIGEKYHKSAAQVALRYLLQRDIICIPKSVRKERMEQNLNVFDFQLSAEDMAKIQALDTKQPLFSSRRDPAFVEMILQYGN
- a CDS encoding organic hydroperoxide resistance protein, with product MTAMYTAVATATGGRNRKVTSDNGVLSLEIRSPKALGGANDDYTNPEQIFAAGYAACFDSALNLVIRQTKITTGETAVTAHVSIGKLNNGGFIFGVTLQVNIPNVSLEQAKELVAKADQVCPYSNSTRGNIEVTFEVSNN